The following are encoded in a window of Torulaspora globosa chromosome 4, complete sequence genomic DNA:
- the PTI1 gene encoding cleavage polyadenylation factor subunit PTI1 (ancestral locus Anc_4.65), with protein sequence MSDPRRRKTRHVLTPENLSSTIQVTNLPADWTQDTVSSIVAGSGPIINISSKNDPRTGKLSAVLYDYKTSKDCKRALDILSRISNLPCQLERIIPPNYENHAEGKSELTLNRDSFPWKSGLDLPFEMVSEVPLPRKPVTTSATSGTSNDAKVAFPDILSKASQHLPQLQPGVLTVTDPVSENLSKTPPLQLIEIISNLKILASQDISRRSQLESFLKTSLDISVSVTQALLEMGFIDYNAVTNVIKSQAQSNGSMANNMIKNGIGSATSSNSNTPMNQNMAPLNNRPMPMPIAPPFMAQQPQMQQPPMPFGFVPPPMPFMPPAPSQHSPPPIAAPQPGSINMVKLQSLPQNQRDMIKQVLTLTDDQLRSLPVDQRTMVENLRKEYTV encoded by the coding sequence ATGTCTGATCCtagaagaagaaagaccCGTCATGTCTTGACGCCAGAGAATCTCTCATCAACCATTCAAGTGACAAATTTACCTGCGGATTGGACACAGGATACTGTTTCATCCATTGTGGCAGGATCTGGGCCTATTATCAACATCAGTAGCAAGAATGATCCACGTACTGGTAAGCTTAGCGCTGTACTTTACGATTATAAGACCAGCAAGGATTGCAAAAGAGCGCTCGATATCCTGAGCCGAATAAGCAATTTGCCATGTCAATTGGAGAGGATTATTCCTCCTAACTACGAAAACCATGCAGAGGGCAAAAGCGAATTGACTTTGAACAGAGATTCATTTCCTTGGAAGTCGGGTCTAGATTTACCATTTGAGATGGTCTCCGAAGTTCCTCTACCACGAAAGCCCGTTACGACTTCAGCGACGTCAGGTACCAGTAATGATGCAAAAGTGGCATTCCCAGATATTTTGAGTAAAGCCTCCCAGCATTTGCCTCAATTGCAGCCGGGTGTCCTAACAGTGACAGATCCCGTGTCGGAAAACTTGAGCAAGACACCGCCTTTGCAACTGATTGAGATTATTTCGAACTTGAAGATACTGGCAAGTCAAGATATTAGCAGGAGAAGCCAGCTGGaaagctttttgaagaCTAGTCTGGATATTTCAGTATCAGTGACACAAGCGTTGCTCGAGATGGGATTTATAGATTACAACGCGGTAACCAACGTGATAAAGTCACAGGCCCAGTCTAATGGTTCTATGGCGAATAACATGATCAAGAACGGGATAGGGAGTGCGACCAGCAGTAACTCGAATACACCTATGAACCAAAATATGGCGCCGTTGAACAACAGGCCAATGCCAATGCCCATAGCACCGCCTTTTATGGCGCAACAGCCACAGATGCAACAGCCTCCGATGCCGTTTGGGTTTGTACCGCCTCCGATGCCTTTTATGCCACCTGCTCCCTCACAACATTCCCCGCCCCCTATAGCAGCACCGCAACCTGGTTCGATCAATATGGTTAAGCTACAGAGCTTGCCTCAGAACCAAAGAGATATGATAAAACAGGTTTTGACACTGACAGACGACCAATTGCGGTCCTTACCAGTCGATCAAAGGACGATGGTAGAAAATCTGAGAAAGGAATATACAGTATAG
- the TPT1 gene encoding tRNA 2'-phosphotransferase (ancestral locus Anc_3.88), translated as MSQNADLSKRDVQISKALSYLLRHGALKEKLPIDTDGYVPVAVLLAHNRLKCHKCTLEDIHRIVENNDKKRFHIVQGPLSDGQPQELICATQGHSIAEINPSEDVLHEITDAADLPATLIHGTSITKLLLILQSGSIKRRGRNHVHLSPGVSGRDSQVVSGMRNSSNAHIHLKRGQQLLDQLQLFRSLNNVYLTPNDIPASLFEKVVIRPPKNAAKAADDLHRVRDLLANLHIPMEVSSGPQ; from the coding sequence ATGAGCCAGAACGCTGACCTCAGCAAGAGAGATGTGCAGATATCGAAGGCTTTGAGCTATCTGCTCAGACATGGTGCCCTAAAGGAGAAGCTTCCAATCGACACGGACGGCTACGTGCCCGTTGCAGTTCTTCTGGCCCACAACCGGCTGAAGTGCCACAAATGCACCCTGGAGGACATCCATAGGATAGTCGAGAACAATGATAAGAAGCGGTTCCACATAGTGCAAGGGCCCCTTTCGGACGGCCAACCGCAGGAGCTTATATGTGCTACCCAGGGCCATTCAATTGCTGAAATAAACCCTAGCGAAGATGTGCTGCACGAGATTACGGACGCAGCAGACTTGCCGGCGACCCTGATACATGGGACTAGTATAACCAAGTTGCTGCTCATTTTACAGTCGGGTTCCATCAAGAGACGTGGCAGAAACCATGTCCACTTGTCGCCCGGAGTCTCCGGTCGCGATTCTCAGGTTGTCAGCGGAATGAGGAACTCCAGCAATGCGCATATCCATCTGAAGCGTGGCCAGCAACTGCTTGACCAACTACAGCTGTTCAGGTCGCTGAACAACGTCTATTTAACTCCCAACGACATACCAGCGTCGCTCTTCGAGAAAGTCGTCATTCGACCTCCAAAAAACGCAGCAAAAGCTGCCGATGACCTCCACAGGGTTAGAGATCTCCTGGCAAACCTCCACATACCAATGGAGGTCTCTAGCGGTCCGCAATAA
- the VPS3 gene encoding CORVET complex subunit VPS3 (ancestral locus Anc_3.86): protein MAEQGEECLPSDGSSPQIDQPQLLPGIEQHGDGFFIEDGPFQTVELIDDLPSEMEYVQCEAFDQNIYLGTSTGDLLHYFEIEPRNYILVSQTKFDSDLSVPIDKILLLPNIERALVLSNQTLVLFLLPEFAPAPNTLSLNGITDIALRGYSSTSKSYKFYAAQAEAIKLLKVSSSAITLFRNFDFGSVSRMVAQGHHLAVAKQNNYEVLDLKTFKVIPLFRVSEVNAPLRPVVAEFKKQEFLVATGGGSYNDSSMALVVNHSGDIVNASIVLDNYPSSIIVEYPYLIVRFKPNRVSIYRLEDESKIVQKITTESLKVRVAKTSKSFSGFERPEIKESVVDMMRRVPLVGNANQLKIENEKALVGDLFEERCSTVLYGSFGIHLLIRPPPVLVFGEHNEPGMSAIEEYLVQSDQPWQSKFRLLENQYLHSLLLLLQVLHSPKIDLILLRKWCSMANTVDARLLLYGLGFQIYGTLWIFNGLKDLIERLKSLKLYHKCDDLEWLLRSIKNLFEKNNAERSNGDYQNVVKTLDVNMFKLKLDKKQNDIDITVFHEDSLAEIMNIIEADQNVRLDLRLQVMQRRGMFKETIELLKKEGETKKLLKFLQESGDKLPSSYGLQIIDDVLFIIEREQQLNRKLISQTIELLSTLKIDPRELLERVEKNASVKVLIIQELGPEDANDRQFLFDYYMAKMQEFLQDIDVQKVLKDYAETYSQDISYAKCTVKEFFIIKLKNNKRFRPFLENYETLEALCLEESDLSLMKSILSKIETFDIGNILTILFLPEGKAARNFMTNDRLLEIFITFNDFMSIEELLMGANVIRVLEHYASFRKRQHSLALVTKLLERNANLIQDEVILISVLANLPSDYNFDALFGFLYPVLRKISSQSKELELLKVLLKNRISAYNHFMEKIDIRETEG, encoded by the coding sequence ATGGCTGAGCAGGGGGAGGAATGCTTGCCAAGTGATGGAAGCTCGCCGCAAATTGATCAACCTCAGCTTTTACCTGGAATTGAACAGCATGGAGACGGATTCTTCATTGAAGACGGTCCATTCCAAACTGTGGAGTTAATAGATGACCTACCATCTGAAATGGAATATGTGCAATGTGAGGCATTTGATCAGAATATTTATTTGGGTACCTCTACCGGTGACCTCCTACATTATTTCGAGATCGAACCACGAAATTACATCCTTGTTTCCCAGACCAAGTTTGACTCCGATCTATCGGTTCCAATTGATAAGATTTTACTACTTCCGAACATTGAACGAGCGCTAGTGCTGAGCAACCAGACCTTAGTATTGTTCCTCTTGCCCGAATTCGCACCTGCTCCCAACACTCTAAGTTTAAATGGCATCACAGATATCGCACTTCGAGGCTACTCAAGCACTTCAAAATCTTACAAGTTTTACGCTGCCCAAGCAGAGGCAATTAAGCTTTTGAAAGTGTCATCAAGCGCAATAACGCTGTTTAGGAATTTCGATTTTGGATCAGTGAGCAGAATGGTCGCTCAGGGCCATCATCTTGCCGTTGCAAAGCAAAACAATTATGAGGTGCTTGATCTCAAGACATTCAAAGTTATACCACTTTTTAGAGTCAGCGAAGTGAATGCACCCCTGCGGCCTGTTGTGGCGGaattcaagaagcaggaatTTTTGGTCGCCACGGGCGGCGGTTCATACAATGACAGTTCGATGGCGCTTGTAGTAAACCACAGTGGCGATATAGTGAATGCATCAATCGTTTTGGATAACTACCCCTCCAGCATTATTGTCGAATATCCCTACTTGATCGTTAGATTCAAGCCGAACCGAGTCTCCATTTACAGACTCGAAGATGAGTCGAAAATAGTACAAAAGATAACGACagaatctttgaaggtACGGGTAGCGAAAACCTCGAAAAGCTTTTCTGGATTCGAAAGGCcagagatcaaagaaagcgTGGTTGATATGATGAGGAGAGTTCCCCTGGTGGGAAACGCCAACCAGCTAAAGATTGAAAACGAGAAAGCTTTGGTCGGAGATTTATTTGAGGAGAGGTGTTCTACAGTTCTCTATGGCTCGTTCGGAATACATTTATTGATAAGGCCCCCTCCTGTACTAGTGTTTGGCGAGCATAACGAACCAGGTATGAGCGCAATTGAAGAGTACTTAGTCCAATCAGATCAACCCTGGCAATCGAAATTCAGACTGTTAGAGAATCAATATCTGCATAGccttttgcttcttttgcAGGTCTTACACAGCCCAAAAATTGACCTTATACTGCTCAGGAAATGGTGTTCGATGGCGAATACTGTCGATGCACGGCTTCTGCTGTATGGCTTAGGGTTCCAAATTTACGGGACTTTATGGATTTTCAACGGTCTTAAGGATCTGATAGAGAGACTCAAATCACTTAAATTATATCACAAATGTGACGATTTGGAGTGGCTACTGCGAAGTATCAAGAATTTATTCGAAAAAAACAATGCTGAGAGATCCAATGGAGACTACCAGAACGTTGTGAAGACTTTAGACGTCAATATGTTCAAACTGAAACTTGATAAGAAACAGAATGATATCGATATTACCGTCTTCCACGAAGATAGCCTAGCGGAAATAATGAATATAATCGAGGCAGATCAGAACGTTCGCCTTGACCTTCGCCTTCAGGttatgcaaagaagaggaatGTTTAAGGAGACAATCGAACTTTTAAAGAAGGAAGGAGAAACTaaaaaactgctgaagTTTCTGCAGGAAAGTGGAGACAAACTGCCGTCTTCATACGGATTACAGATAATAGACGATGTTCTGTTTATCATTGAACGTGAACAACAATTGAACAGGAAGTTGATATCTCAAACAATTGAACTTTTatcaactttgaagattgaTCCTCGTGAACTTCTAGAGCGTGTCGAGAAAAATGCTAGTGTTAAGGTGCTGATAATACAAGAATTGGGACCTGAAGACGCTAATGACAGACAATTTTTGTTTGATTACTATATGGCTAAAATGCAAGAGTTCCTGCAAGATATTGATGTTCAAAAAGTCTTAAAGGATTATGCTGAGACATATTCGCAAGACATTTCGTACGCCAAATGTACTGTTAAAgaattcttcatcattaAGCTCAAGAATAATAAAAGATTCAGGCCCTTCTTAGAGAACTACGAGACGTTAGAAGCACTATGCCTGGAAGAAAGCGACCTTTCGTTAATGAAATCAATTCTCAGCAAGATTGAGACCTTCGATATCGGCAATATATTAACCATATTATTTTTGCCCGAAGGCAAAGCAGCAAGGAATTTTATGACGAACGACAGGCTACTCGAGATTTTCATCACATTCAATGATTTTATGAgtattgaagaactctTGATGGGTGCTAACGTTATCAGAGTTTTGGAGCACTATGCATCGTTCAGGAAGAGGCAGCATTCTTTAGCTTTAGTCACTAAACTACTGGAAAGAAACGCCAATCTAATTCAGGACGAGGTCATTCTCATTTCGGTACTTGCTAATCTTCCATCAGACTACAATTTTGATGCCCTGTTTGGCTTCTTGTACCCGGTCCTCAGAAAAATCAGCAGCCAAAGCAAAGAGCTAGAGCTTCTGAAGGTcctgctgaagaatcgaaTCTCAGCCTATAATCACTTTATGGAGAAAATCGACATCAGGGAGACAGAAGGGTGA
- the MZM1 gene encoding Mzm1p (ancestral locus Anc_3.89), translating into MSSNLRALNAYRHGLRATRVVFQDDTRMLLAARQKMRDGMTNPPNPELPIDKQIEHLEEIARFLRQNLVQGTKTGPEEKYHLNIHRETELGDNESIKQTKQTLASQGGGCCGGGKNLYK; encoded by the coding sequence ATGAGCAGCAATCTGAGAGCTTTGAACGCGTACAGACATGGTCTGAGGGCCACCAGAGTGGTTTTCCAAGACGACACAAGAATGCTCTTGGCAGCTAGACAGAAAATGAGAGACGGGATGACCAACCCACCCAACCCAGAGCTTCCGATTGACAAGCAGATTGAGCATTTGGAGGAAATAGCACGGTTCCTGAGGCAGAACTTGGTCCAGGGGACCAAGACCGGCCCGGAGGAGAAATATCATCTCAACATTCACAGGGAAACGGAACTGGGAGACAACGAATCGATTAAGCAGACTAAGCAAACTCTGGCATCGCAAGGGGGCGGATGCTGTGGTGGCGGCAAGAATCTGTATAAGTGA
- the RSM28 gene encoding mitochondrial 37S ribosomal protein mS46 RSM28 (ancestral locus Anc_3.87): MFNCIRRAPYSTGVTQEFLQGILLRAQEATAKKAAPAVKSRKSADKRSQQRAGGNSARRNAQQKSVGTITPRVKPTFNHSIINRQPQFKKKDANSMKSSAAAEDLIEAFESTNDSASRGRSKIRTSASSRRNTPAKKREVPGMVKKTSSANVWAPGTKNIQNQEAYMPQEPTLASLLKFYPGLPNTPASRLINYSLGLMKAADFPLNREANYGVLENVNEPPKNATFSVKTPSFGQYTESMPLTFEKEKMFKNLSVKADPASFDSVVLGIYQQLAPLDAEQFKSVTHDNVKRKELLSNSQIVRQSLQGVNISSERKQAIYQVCSGLAPIAELTQ, from the coding sequence ATGTTCAATTGCATCAGAAGAGCTCCGTATAGTACGGGAGTCACTCAGGAGTTTTTACAGGGAATTTTACTCAGAGCTCAGGAAGCTACTGCTAAAAAAGCTGCTCCGGCTGTCAAGTCCAGAAAGTCTGCCGACAAAAGATCTCAGCAGAGGGCCGGTGGTAATAGTGCTCGTCGCAATGCTCAGCAGAAGTCCGTAGGCACAATAACTCCTAGAGTTAAACCAACTTTCAACCATAGTATCATCAACAGACAGCCGCAGTTTAAGAAAAAAGATGCCAACAGTATGAAATcctctgctgcagcagaggATTTGATAGAAGCTTTCGAAAGCACTAATGACTCAGCCAGTAGGGGCAGAAGTAAAATAAGAACCAGTGCCTCGTCTAGAAGAAATACTCCCGCGAAAAAGAGAGAAGTGCCTGGAAtggtcaagaagacgaGTTCCGCCAACGTTTGGGCACCTGGCACCAAAAACATACAAAACCAGGAGGCTTACATGCCACAGGAGCCCACTTTGGCGTCCTTACTGAAATTTTATCCTGGTCTTCCTAATACGCCGGCCTCGCGTCTTATCAATTACTCTTTGGGACTGATGAAAGCTGCAGATTTCCCGCTCAATAGAGAGGCAAACTACGGTGTTTTGGAGAATGTCAATGAGCCTCCCAAGAATGCGACGTTTAGTGTGAAAACACCTAGCTTTGGACAATATACAGAGTCGATGCCTTTAACTttcgagaaggagaaaatgTTCAAAAATCTTTCTGTGAAGGCCGATCCCGCAAGTTTTGATTCAGTCGTGCTTGGCATATACCAGCAACTGGCGCCATTGGATGCCGAGCAATTCAAATCGGTCACTCACGATAATGTCAAGAGGAAAGAGCTGTTGAGCAATAGTCAAATCGTCAGACAAAGCTTGCAAGGCGTCAATATAAGCTCtgaaagaaagcaagcAATCTATCAAGTTTGCTCTGGTCTGGCACCAATTGCCGAACTGACTCAATAA
- the IZH1 gene encoding PAQR-type receptor (ancestral locus Anc_3.90) — MSSTTTIKQRKGTTVDAKKKHDGISAVKGRKLFHYHELPEWQQDNDKILTGYVAETKSVLKCLDSLSYWNNESVNIYTHLVSAIAYFALLLFFTDMLLIPSFPSTTMTDYIMINFYLLGAFVCLMCSSCFHCFKQHSSAQSDAWSKVDYMGIIGLISCSVISLLYYGFFDHVFYFKLFSVITVILAMACSACVLSDRFNSKNMRPLRASFFITFAFSSIFPIITGFFKFGMAEVFHRVQLRFVGWEALFYLGGALIYGYRIPETFAPGRFDYIGNSHQIFHVLVVLGSLCHLRAVLGSYMFMHSHINAPNLLSLKG; from the coding sequence ATGAGTTCTACAACCACAATTaagcaaagaaaaggcaCTACTGTGGatgcgaagaagaaacacGATGGCATCAGTGCTGTGAAAGGTAGAAAATTGTTCCATTACCATGAATTGCCCGAATGGCAGCAGGATAACGACAAGATCTTGACCGGCTACGTAGCGGAGACGAAGTCTGTGCTAAAGTGCCTCGACTCTTTGTCTTACTGGAACAACGAATCTGTGAATATCTACACGCACCTAGTGTCGGCGATAGCTTATTTCGCTCTGCTGTTGTTCTTTACCGATATGCTGTTGATTCCCTCGTTCCCCTCGACCACAATGACGGATTACATCATGATAAACTTCTATCTGCTCGGGGCGTTCGTGTGTCTGATGTGCAGCAGCTGTTTCCACTGCTTCAAGCAGCACTCGAGCGCGCAGAGCGACGCCTGGAGCAAAGTCGACTATATGGGGATTATCGGGCTGATCTCCTGTTCCGTGATCTCGCTGCTCTACTACGGGTTCTTCGACCACGTTTTCtatttcaagctcttctcCGTGATCACCGTCATACTCGCCATGGCCTGCAGTGCGTGTGTGCTGAGCGACAGATTCAACAGCAAGAACATGCGGCCCCTCAGGgcgagcttcttcatcacGTTCGCCTTCAGCTCCATCTTCCCCATCATCACcggcttcttcaagttcgGCATGGCTGAAGTGTTCCACAGGGTCCAGCTGCGGTTTGTCGGTTGGGAAGCGCTCTTCTACCTAGGCGGAGCACTGATATACGGGTACAGGATCCCAGAGACCTTTGCACCGGGCAGGTTCGATTATATCGGCAATTCCCACCAAATTTTCCACGTTCTTGTGGTCCTGGGCTCGCTCTGTCATCTGAGGGCGGTTCTGGGCTCCTACATGTTTATGCACTCGCACATCAATGCGCCAAACTTGCTCTCCTTGAAAGGCTAA